From the genome of Aspergillus fumigatus Af293 chromosome 1, whole genome shotgun sequence, one region includes:
- a CDS encoding peptide alpha-N-acetyltransferase complex B subunit NAT3, with the protein MSSIRRVSPTDLLSLNLTNLDPLTENYDLGFYLNYLMRWPSLFSAVKDRTEGIVGYIMGKLEEQHPSMRHSEHYTPWHGHITVLTVAPAWRRLGHARRLTERLEHGSDINDAWFVDLYVRAGNKVAVGMYKGMGYSVFRRVVNYYSDDPTGMSDSGEDAFDMRKPCSRDKNLQHIRENGEEFLVNPEDVS; encoded by the exons ATGAGTTCCATCCGGCGCGTGTCCCCAACGgacctcctctccctcaacCTCACCAACCTCGACCCATTGACCGAAAACTACGACCTGGGCTTCTACCTCAACTACCTCATGCGATGGCCTTCACTCTTCAGCGCTGTCAAAGATCGCACAGAAGGCATAGTCGGATACA TCATGGGCAAACTCGAGGAACAACATCCTTCAATGCGCCACTCCGAACACTACACCCCCTGGCATGGACACATCACCGTGCTGACCGTTGCCCCAGCCTGGCGACGTCTAGGTCACGCGCGCCGCCTGACAGAGCGTCTCGAGCACGGCTCCGACATCAACGATGCCTGGTTTGTGGATCTGTACGTGCGCGCGGGGAATAAGGTCGCTGTGGGAATGTACAAGGGGATGGGATACTCTGTTTTCCGGCGTGTGGTCAATTACTACAGCGATGATCCGACAGGGATGTCGGATTCGGGCGAGGATGCGTTCGATATGCGCAAACCGTGCAGTCGGGATAAGAATTTGCAGCATATACGCGAGAATGGCGAGGAGTTTCTGGTAAATCCGGAGGATGTTTCATAG